CGTAGCCGCCCGGCCGCACAGCAGGGGAGTAACAAGACCGTCGTGAATCGCGATTCGGCGCGCGGCTCAGGCGATTCGCGATTGCACGGTTTGCGCGCGGCGCCTCAAACGTCCCGCTTATGCACCCAGTAATTGAGTCCCGCACACAGCACGAGCAGGGTGCCGGTGACGAAGAACACCTGATGCAGGCCCACATGCGCGCCGATCTGTCCGCCGACGAGCGGACCGATCACCTGGCCGGAGAATTGCGCCGATTGCAGATAGCCGAGCGTCTTGCCCGAATGGCTTTCGTCGACGAGGTGCCGCACCATCTTCGCGATCGACGGCAACAGGCCCGCGATCGTCATGCCCATCAGGCCGCGCAGCAGCGCGAGTTGCCACCATTGTGTGACGAATGCCTGCGGCAGCATGACGAGGCCGGTTACGGCGAGGCAGCCGATGATCACGTTCCAGCTGCCGATGCGATCGGCGAGCGCGCCCAGACGCGGCGCGGTCAGCATGCTGCCGAACGCGGATGCCGCCATGATGATGCCGGCCATGCGCGCAAGATGTTCGTGCGGCACGCCGAGCTGGCCGACGTACACGGTGATGATCGGCTCGATCGACATATTCGCGAACAGCACCATCATCGCGGTGACGAGCAGCACGCCGATCATCGTCCGATGCGCGGCGGGGCGGTGCGCGTCGGCGCCGCTCGCGCGCGGCTTCGTATCGGCGTGGCGATCGAAGTCTTCGCGGACGAGGAAAATCGTCGCGGCGGCGGCGACCGCGATCATTGCGCCGCCGACGAAAAACGTGCCGCGAATGCCGACGAGGTCGGGCAGAAAGCCGCCGACGAGCGGCCCGATCAGATTGCCGGACAAGGCGCCCGTCGATAGCACGCCGAGCGCCCAGCCGGCGCGTTCGCGCGGCGCCTGCGTGCCGATCATCACGATCGATGCGGACGCGTAGCCGCCGACGAGCCCGGCGATGAGGCGCAGCGTGACGAGCTCGGCCACGCTATGTGCGACGCCGATCAGCGACATCACGACGGCCATGCCGATCGCGGCACGCACGAGCATCGGTTTGCGACCGAAGCGGTCCGCGAGACGCCCCCAGACCGGCGCGGTGATCGCGGTGCCGAAAAAGGTCGCGCCGAACGCCACGCCCGACCACTGGACGACCTCGGCCGGCGACTTCACGCCGAGCTGCGCGACGTAGAGCGGCAGAAACGGCAGCAGCATGGAGAGGCTCACCAGCGTGGTGAACGAGCCGAAGACGCAGACGGCGAGATTGCGCTTCCAGTACGACTGGTTGCGTACGACATAACTGGCGGGTTCGGGCTGCGCGACGGTTGCCTGCTTGATGGTGTTCACGGAAAGAGCCATTGGACCCTCATGTTGGTGTGCGACTTCCGACGGTTCGCAACGTGCGGCGACATCCGCCGTTTAATCACATCAATGAGTGCTTGTCACGCGCTTGCATCGCGTTCGACGCAATGACGACCAACGTAGGATAGGTGTAAACACGTATCTTAAAAAATGAATTGATGTGATTTTGAGTATCTCTATTTGAGATGACAAAGAATGCCGTCATGGCGGGGCGCGCACCTTCCTCTGCAGGCTGGAGCGGTGTGTGGAGCGGCTAGCTCATCTGACACGGCCCCAAGATCGCAAGGATCGCCAATCAGCCGAGGCAACAACGACCTGTCCGCTTCCAGCGGCACTACCCCTCCGCCAACACCGGCAACAACAACATCGCCGAAATCCCCGTCCCACCCGGCGTCATCCAGCGCCGCGCGCGTCCCTGCCCGAACCACTGCACCTTGCCTGCCTGCGCAAGCTGCTCGAGCGCGCGCTGCACGGTCCGTTGGCTCGCGCCAGACGCGAGCGCGAGCGCTGAACTCGACCACGATTCGCCGTCGGACAGAAACGCGAGCATCGCCGCGTGCTCCCCCTCGACTGGCTGCGCAAGCACTATCACCTCGCGCGACGCGCGCGGCGCCAGCACGAAGCCACGCTGCGTCGCCTGAATGCCGGCGAGCGCGCGTAGCATCGAGCGCAACCGTCCAAGTTCGACGCGCAGCCGTGCGCGATGCGTTTCGTCCGCGTGCTTTGTGCGAAAGGCGTGCGCAATGAGCACATCGCGTGGCACATCGGCGGGCCACGCTTGTGCAAGCGTGCGTGCAAGCGTGAACAGCACCGGCCGCCGCGCAAGGCGCACCGCTGTATTCGGATCGCGCACCACGTAACGGCACGCATCGACGACGAGCGCGGCCGAGTTCAGCACCGTTTCGACTTCGTCGAGTATCAGCAGCCTTTCTTCGCCGCGCGCGATCTGCCGCGCCGCGGGTGCCTCGAGCAGGCGCGTCGCGCTTTCGACTTCAGCGCTCAGCGCGGCAATGCCTGCTTCGCGCGCAGCGTGCCGGGCGCGCGCAAGCGCCGCGAGCGCCGGCTCGCTCTGCAGCCGCCGCATCGCAATGCCCGCGGCCACCAGTTCGTGCGCCGCACGGAGAGCCGGCGGCAAGGCGGCTGGAGCGAGCGCGCGAAGCGCTCGCTCCGCATCGTGCAGGCGCCCGATCAGCAGCAGCCGCCGCGCGGCCAGATATCTCCCATGCGCGGCATTCACGCGATCGCCGTGCGCATCGAGCGTCGCGCACGCCGCGTCGAGCGCTTTCGTCGGCCAGTGCAGATCGCGCGACGCGAGCGCGATCTCCGCCTCGGCCACCACGCAGCGCGCCCGCGCGACGGTTTCCCTCGCGCCGAATGCGCGTGCTGCGCTGCGCACAAGCACGCGTGCGCGCGCGAACTCGCCGAGCTGCGCCATCGCGATGCCGCGCAGCGCCAGCGCCGGCGCGTCGTCGCGCAACGCAACACGGTTGAGCGCGCCGAGCGGGTCGCCTGCGGCGAGCGCGCGCGCCGCCGACGTGATCAGCGAATCCATTTATGCGAATCCCGACACACTTGTCACTCCCTCCATCGCGGCTGCGCGCATTAGTCTGGCATCACGACATCGACACCGCACCGGTTCCGCTGTTTCGTTAGCCGAACATCTGTCGAAGGATACCTAAAGGAGGAACGCAAAATGACGACGCATGCAACCGGAACGCGCGATCAATGGCTCGCGGCCCGCCTCGAACTGCTCGAAGCGGAAAAGGAATACACGCGGCGCGGCGACGAACTTGCGCAGCGCCGACAGGCGCTGCCATGGGTGCGCATCGACAAGACTTACCGCTTCGACACCGATGAAGGAACCGTCACGCTGCCCGAGCTTTTCAAAGGGCGTTCGCAATTGATCGTGTATCACTTCATGTTTGGGCCCGACTACAAGGCGGGCTGTCCGTCCTGCTCGGCCGTCGCCGATGGCTTCGACGGCATCGCGGTCCATCTCGCGCATCACGACGTGATGCTGACCGCCGTGTCGCGCGCGCCGCTCGAGAAATTGCACGCCTACCGGCAGCGCATGGGCTGGTCGTTCCCATGGGCCTCGTCGCTCGATAGCGACTTCAACTTCGACTTCAACGTGTCGTTCACCGCGCAGCAGCAGCGCTTGGGAACGGTCGAGTACAACTACGAACGCGGCGGCCATGCGATGGACGTCACGCCGCCGCCCGCACCTGTCGCCGAATTCGCCGCGCGCTGCGGCACCGATGCGGCGACTTACTCGCTCGACCGGCCCGGCGTCAGCACTTTCGTGCTCGAGGATGGCGTGGTCTATCACGCGTACTCGACCTATGCGCGCGGCGTCGACGGCGTGTGGGGCATGTACCAGTGGCTCGACCGCGCGCCGAAAGGCCGCAACGAAACGGGCGTCTGGTGGCGCAGGCATGACGAATATGGCAAGCACGACACGCGCGATAAACATGGGGATCAGGGCAGAGCGGTGCGGTGAATCGTGAACGTTGTCCGCACAACCGATGTGGCTCCGCGTGAACAGCATGCCGCCGCTTCGGTTTCCACCTCTGCTTCGCGGCGCCTGTTCTTCGGTGTGTCTGCGTTGCTGTTTATCGCGAGCGCGGCGCTGACGGCGATCGTCTGCGTCTCGATGTCCGCGATGGGCGATATGCCGATGCCCGGCGGCTGGTCGATGTCGATGACATGGTCGCGGATGTGCGGGCAGACGTGGCCGCGTGCAGCCGCATCGTTTCTCGGCATGTGGATCGTGATGATGGCCGCGATGATGCTGCCCTCGCTTGCGCCGACGTTGTGGCGCTATCACGAGTCGGCCCTCCGTCCCGGACAGTCACGCGCGGGGCATTTGACCGCTTGCGCCGGCGCGGGCTACTTCGTTGTCTGGGTTGTGCTCGGGGCAGCCGTGTTTCCTCCCGGTGCTGCTCTTGCCGCGCTCGCCATGCAGTGGCCCGCGTTTGCGCGCAGCGTTCCGGTGATGACCGGCGCGCTTGTGCTGCTCGCCGGCATGCTGCAGCTCAGTTCGTGGAAGGCGCGTCATCTTGCGTGCGGTCGCGATCGGTTTGATTGCGTCGTGCAGCGCAGACATGCGTTAGCTGCCGCCCATGTCCATGCGTGGCGCGACGGATTGCGCCACGGTGTTCACTGCGCCTGCTGCTGCGCAGGCTTGACAGCGGCTCTTCTCGCCGTCGGCATGATGGACCTGCGCGCAATGGCGGCGGTCACGGCGGCAATTACCGCGGAACGGGTCGCACCAAACGGCGAGCGCGTCGCACGCGCGATCGGCGCGATTGTCGTGATGATCGGGCTATCGATGCTTGCGCGTGCGTTGGGAGTTGCTGCGGCCACGGCCTGGCCGCAGTAGCCTCTTCGCGTCTTTACGCCCTGCGCCGCGGCGGCACCCGACACCGCAACCGATGCCCGTCGCATCACACGCGCGTCGCGCGTCGCGTATCGCATCAATACCGCCACCATCCCGGTCCCCATGGGCCCCAATCCCACGCGGCCTGTTCGTTCATCTGCGCGGTCATCTGCTGCTCGCGCGCGAGGTTGGCCTCGAACTGCTGTTTGCGATACGTATTCCATGCGGTCTGGTCGCCGATATAAAGGCATCCGCACGCATACGGGTCCGCATAAAGGAACACGACCTTATCGCTCTGGATTTTCTGTACGACCTTATTGGGCGGCAAGGACTGCAATTCCTGCCGGCGTTCAGGCGTGTTGGCCGGAAGTATCGTGAAGCCCGCGGCCGCGAGCATGTCGTCCTTTGCGCTCGCGCGTTCCTGCGGCGACGCACACGCGGCAAGCAGCACGCCGCAACCTAGCACTGCAATGGTCGTTCTGATCGAATCCAGCCGCATGATGCTCTCCTTGCCGACGTGTTGAAACCTCGTTATTGGATGCTCAAGCGCAACGACACGCGCTCGTCCCGATTACCGGACGCATTGACATCGACGACCCGCTGCTTCTCCTGGGCCTCGCAGCGCTCGTAGACGTTATACCTTCCCGCGGGCGGTTTCACCAGCCTGTACGGCCCGCGCATATCGCCGAAGAGCGACTCGTTTCATATCCGCGCCAATGCCGGTCAGGCGTTCGCCGGCGTAGAGGCGGCGATCTTGCCGCTGACATAGAATCAAACACCGCGAGATTACCTCTTGAACCTGCTTGCACCGTTTTCCAGAGCGTACGGTGCGCAAACGAGCCATGAATCAGGGAGTCTGACGATGAACACCGCTGCTGAGCACGAACAGGAGTCGGGCGGTCGCCGCGAAATCTGGCTGATCCGTCACGGCGAAACGGAGTGGAGCCGCAACGGCAATCACACCGGGCGCACCGATATTCCGCTGACCGAACACGGGCGCGACCAGGCGCGCGCGCTCGCGCCGCTGCTTCTCGACATGCATTTCGATTCGGTGTGGTCGAGCCCGCGCGCACGCGCGCTTGACACCTGTCATCTCGCGGGGCTCGGCGAGCGCGTCCAGGTGGAACCGGACCTGCGCGAGTGGGACTACGGCATCTACGAAGGACGCACGACCAAAGAGATTCGCGAAAGCGTGCCCGACTGGACCGTCTGGCATTCGCCGATTCCGCAAGGCGAGAGCGCCGAACAGGTGCAGGCGCGCGCAAACGCGCTGATCGAACGCCTGCTGGCGATGCCGGGACGCACTGCGCTTTTTTCGCATTCGCATTTTCTGCGCTCGCTGGCTGGGTGCTGGGTGGCGAATTCAATCCGGTTCGGCGCGCATCTGTATCTGGACACGGCGTCGGTCAGCATTCTCGGTTTCGAGCGCGATATTCGCGCAATACGGCAGTGGAATCGGCTGCCGTCGTCGGTCGGCTGACACGGACCGACGTCTTTCTCTTTTCTTCCGCCTTTCGACCGCTCCGCACTTCCGGTACTTCCCGCGCCTCGATGCGATTACCGAGCCCATACCGCTGCCGCGGTCGCATAGATCGCGACGACGGCGCGGGCGGTCGCCGCCTGCCGGAAAACTTATGTCGCCGTATGTCATAGCGGCGACGCCCTATCCGCGAGAACGCCCCGGCGCTTGAGCGCCCGGAGTCATGACACACCTCGACATAGTTTGTCGATGGTTTTTAACCGCCTCGCTTTCTAAAGTGCCTGCGTGGGACGCGACGGTGCGCACGCAACGATTGAGCCAGCCGACGCGATTTTTCCCGGCCCTGAAACTGTTCGCTCTCTCTACGATCATGGCACCTACTCTCAAGCTCACCTATATCGTCCCGATGATCTTCGTCGGCATTTCGCTCGTCGAAGCGTTCGTGCTGAAATGGCGGCACCAACACCGCGGCGGCGAGCGGTTCGACTGGAACGAAATGCGACTGTCGCTGCTCGATATGGTCGGCCGAAAACTGATCGACCTTGTGCCGCTCTCGCTCGCGGCGCCGATGCTCGCATTCGCATGGCGTCACCGCGTCCATACGGTGGCGATGCATTCGGTACCGACGCTGCTGCTCGTATTTCTCGCGCAGGAATTCTGCTACTACTGGTACCACCGCACGGCGCACCGTGTACGTCTGATGTGGGCGACGCATGCGGTTCACCATTCGCCGAACCAGCTGACGCTCGCCACCGCCTATCGGCTTGGCTGGACGACGAATTTCTCCGGCATGGGCCTCTTCTTCATGCCGCTCGTCTGGCTCGGCGTCCAGCCGCATATCGCGATGTTCGTGCTGTCGATCAACCTCTGGTACCAGTTCTGGATTCACAATACGTGGACGCCGAAGCTCGGCTTGCTCGAATACGTGTTCAACACGCCGTCCGCGCACCGCGTGCATCATGCGTCGAATCTCGAGTATCTCGATGCGAACTACGGCGGTGTACTGATCATTTTCGACCGGCTGTTCGGCACATACGTGGCCGAGCGAAAAGACCTGCCGTGCCGCTATGGGCTCGTCACGCCGACCCGCACGAGCAACCCGCTCGTCGTCGAATTCGAACACTGGGCGACGCTCGCGCGCGACGTCGTATCGGCGAGAAATTCCGGCATTGCGCTGAACCATATCTTCCGGCCGCCGGGCTGGCTGCCCGACGGCAATGGCGAAACCACCGAAGATATGCGCCGCAGGGCAGCGGAGCAGGCGAAAAGCGAGGCGCGCGCACGAGCCGTCAGGCGCGGTACGGAGATCCTACGAATCGCCGCCGCCGGCCATGCTCTCGAACACGCCGTCGCGGCGAACCCACGCATGCATCAGCGCGGCGGCCATATGCCCCAGTATCAGCAGAAAGAACGCATAGCCAAGCAATCCGTGCGCACGACGCAGCTGACCGTAGACGACGATATCGTGCGGCAGGATCGGCGGCAGCTCGAAACCCTTCCACATGATGACCGGGTAACCGCCCGCGGACTGCATCGCCCAGCCGATCAGCGGCATCGCGATCATCAATGCATAGAGCACGTAGTGTGAGGCCTTTGCCACGACTGCCTGCAGCACCGGCAAATCGGCGGGCAGCGGCGGCGGCCGGTGCGTGAGCCGCACGCCAAGCCGGATCAGCGCGAGAATCAGAATCGCGATGCCGAGCGGCCGGTGCCATGCGAGCAATTGCGGGTAGCGCTCGCTGACGGTCGACACCATTCCGGCGCCGACATAGAGCATCGCCAGAATCAGGATCGCCATCAGCCAGTGCAGGATGCGCGCGGGCAGCACGAAGCGCTCGCCTTCGAAGCGGCGCACGGGAGCAGGCCTGGTGACAGGCGTCGAAGCCTGCTGCGAGACGTTGTTCGGCGAGTTCATTGTGCGGCCCCTCCGTTTTGCTGCAGTTCGAGCGTGATGGCATCGGGACGCGGACCTTCGGCCGCGCGCCGCCTGAACGAGGCCGAGTAGGCGGCCGAGCGCGCGGGCAGCAACGGATCTTCGGAACCGGCGACGCCCTTTGGCAGAATCAGCGGATCGTAGTTGTAGTCGCGGCAGTGGCCTTCTTCTTCCGTTGCGATCTGATCGAATACGAGGGTGCCCGCATCGATGCGCTGATGGTCCGGACTCCATTCGATCGTTGCGTTGTCGGTCTGGTCGCCGGGATTGGCCGGGATCAGGATCATGTGCCACTTCACCGGACCGTTGTGAACACGCTGCAGCAGATCGTTGAACAGGAAGTTCGGCCCGAGCGCGCCGGCCTTGCTCTTGTCGAGCGCCATGAACGGCTGCTCGGGTTCGAACTGCCAGCGCACATAGCGGATCGTTCCCGTGCCGGTCTTGAAGCGAAACGCATTGATGCTGTGATACGTGCCGTTCGCGAAGCTCGACGGCATCGGCGTCTTGCCCATGTAGTCGAGGAATCGCCGCGTTTCCGGATGCGTCGACAAAAACGCCTTCATCTTCTCCGGGTCGGGCTGATGCGTTTGCGGATCGGGCTTCGACGCAACCTGCAGCGCAATGAAGTCGGCCGGGTTCGATACGACGAAAATCGGCGTCTGGTCGAGCGCCATGCGCCATTCTTCGCCGTCGGGCAACTGGAAGCGCAAGCCGAGCCCGTGAAAGATCTGATCGGCGTCGTTGCTGGTCGGCACCGCGCTGCTGGTGTTGAAGCGGCCGATTACGGGCACCGAGCCCTGCGCGAACAGCGCGGCACTCGACAGCACCGTGCCCGCGCCGTTCGAGTCGAAGTGGCCGCTTACGCAGATGCCTTTCGCGTGTGCGCGTCTAAAGCCTGGGTAGATCCTGCCCGTGTTGAATTGAAGGATGTTGACGAGTGTTGCGCCGCTCGTGCGGTTTGGCGTGAGCCACCCGCCCGTCCATGCGAACAGCAGCAGCAGGACGACGACGATCAGCGCAATGGCGGCTAAAGCCGGTAGAGGATGAGGGTTAGGCTTGCGCGACGGACCTGGAGACGACATTGAGCGACCTCCGTGAGAGCGTATTGGGGGAAGGCAATCCGCCGGCGCAAGCGTGCACCAAACAGGCATCAGCAGGCACAAGCAGGGCAAGCAGCACCGGACTACTGGCCGTCGGACCTTCGGGCCGCCGGATGGAGCGCCAGTATGCTGCTTTCACATTTCTAGCATGTTCCGATAGCACGGCCAATTTTCTGTTTGTGCGGCAACGTGCGATTCTGGTCTGCCGCGTCTACTCCTTTCTCGCCGGCTTGCCCATTTTTGCGAGCGTCAGCGTTTGGTCGGCGCGGCCCCAGCCGCCATCGGCGACTTCCTCGACGAGCACCATCGAGTAAGGGCGGACCTGTTCGCCGAAGTATTCGACGAACATCGCGGTCGTGCGATGGATGATTTCTTCCTTGCGGGCGGCGTCGACAATACCTTCCGGGAATTTGAAATTGGCAAACGGCATGATGCTCTCCTTGGGTGGTGGTGCTGATGGAATAAGTACGACGCGTGAATAGGGCTACGGCGTGACCGTGCTCATGCGTAGCCGCCGTTCACGCGCACGACCTGCGCGTTGACCCAGGCGCCGTCGGGGCCTGCGAGAAACGATACGGCCGATGCGATCTCGTCGGGCTTGCCGATCCGTTCGAGCGGCGCGAGTTTCGCGAGGTGGTCGATCAGTTCCTTTGACTTGCCTTCGAGAAACAGGTCGGTGCCGACGGGGCCGGGTGCGATCGCATTGACGGTGATTGCGCGTCCGCGCAATTCGTTCGCAAGCACCGGCACCAGCGATTCGACGGCGGCCTTGCTCGCGATA
The nucleotide sequence above comes from Paraburkholderia sp. SOS3. Encoded proteins:
- a CDS encoding MFS transporter — encoded protein: MALSVNTIKQATVAQPEPASYVVRNQSYWKRNLAVCVFGSFTTLVSLSMLLPFLPLYVAQLGVKSPAEVVQWSGVAFGATFFGTAITAPVWGRLADRFGRKPMLVRAAIGMAVVMSLIGVAHSVAELVTLRLIAGLVGGYASASIVMIGTQAPRERAGWALGVLSTGALSGNLIGPLVGGFLPDLVGIRGTFFVGGAMIAVAAAATIFLVREDFDRHADTKPRASGADAHRPAAHRTMIGVLLVTAMMVLFANMSIEPIITVYVGQLGVPHEHLARMAGIIMAASAFGSMLTAPRLGALADRIGSWNVIIGCLAVTGLVMLPQAFVTQWWQLALLRGLMGMTIAGLLPSIAKMVRHLVDESHSGKTLGYLQSAQFSGQVIGPLVGGQIGAHVGLHQVFFVTGTLLVLCAGLNYWVHKRDV
- a CDS encoding helix-turn-helix domain-containing protein: MDSLITSAARALAAGDPLGALNRVALRDDAPALALRGIAMAQLGEFARARVLVRSAARAFGARETVARARCVVAEAEIALASRDLHWPTKALDAACATLDAHGDRVNAAHGRYLAARRLLLIGRLHDAERALRALAPAALPPALRAAHELVAAGIAMRRLQSEPALAALARARHAAREAGIAALSAEVESATRLLEAPAARQIARGEERLLILDEVETVLNSAALVVDACRYVVRDPNTAVRLARRPVLFTLARTLAQAWPADVPRDVLIAHAFRTKHADETHRARLRVELGRLRSMLRALAGIQATQRGFVLAPRASREVIVLAQPVEGEHAAMLAFLSDGESWSSSALALASGASQRTVQRALEQLAQAGKVQWFGQGRARRWMTPGGTGISAMLLLPVLAEG
- a CDS encoding DUF899 domain-containing protein, whose product is MTTHATGTRDQWLAARLELLEAEKEYTRRGDELAQRRQALPWVRIDKTYRFDTDEGTVTLPELFKGRSQLIVYHFMFGPDYKAGCPSCSAVADGFDGIAVHLAHHDVMLTAVSRAPLEKLHAYRQRMGWSFPWASSLDSDFNFDFNVSFTAQQQRLGTVEYNYERGGHAMDVTPPPAPVAEFAARCGTDAATYSLDRPGVSTFVLEDGVVYHAYSTYARGVDGVWGMYQWLDRAPKGRNETGVWWRRHDEYGKHDTRDKHGDQGRAVR
- a CDS encoding DUF2182 domain-containing protein is translated as MNVVRTTDVAPREQHAAASVSTSASRRLFFGVSALLFIASAALTAIVCVSMSAMGDMPMPGGWSMSMTWSRMCGQTWPRAAASFLGMWIVMMAAMMLPSLAPTLWRYHESALRPGQSRAGHLTACAGAGYFVVWVVLGAAVFPPGAALAALAMQWPAFARSVPVMTGALVLLAGMLQLSSWKARHLACGRDRFDCVVQRRHALAAAHVHAWRDGLRHGVHCACCCAGLTAALLAVGMMDLRAMAAVTAAITAERVAPNGERVARAIGAIVVMIGLSMLARALGVAAATAWPQ
- a CDS encoding histidine phosphatase family protein, which translates into the protein MNTAAEHEQESGGRREIWLIRHGETEWSRNGNHTGRTDIPLTEHGRDQARALAPLLLDMHFDSVWSSPRARALDTCHLAGLGERVQVEPDLREWDYGIYEGRTTKEIRESVPDWTVWHSPIPQGESAEQVQARANALIERLLAMPGRTALFSHSHFLRSLAGCWVANSIRFGAHLYLDTASVSILGFERDIRAIRQWNRLPSSVG
- a CDS encoding cytochrome b, producing the protein MAILILAMLYVGAGMVSTVSERYPQLLAWHRPLGIAILILALIRLGVRLTHRPPPLPADLPVLQAVVAKASHYVLYALMIAMPLIGWAMQSAGGYPVIMWKGFELPPILPHDIVVYGQLRRAHGLLGYAFFLLILGHMAAALMHAWVRRDGVFESMAGGGDS
- a CDS encoding catalase family peroxidase — translated: MSSPGPSRKPNPHPLPALAAIALIVVVLLLLFAWTGGWLTPNRTSGATLVNILQFNTGRIYPGFRRAHAKGICVSGHFDSNGAGTVLSSAALFAQGSVPVIGRFNTSSAVPTSNDADQIFHGLGLRFQLPDGEEWRMALDQTPIFVVSNPADFIALQVASKPDPQTHQPDPEKMKAFLSTHPETRRFLDYMGKTPMPSSFANGTYHSINAFRFKTGTGTIRYVRWQFEPEQPFMALDKSKAGALGPNFLFNDLLQRVHNGPVKWHMILIPANPGDQTDNATIEWSPDHQRIDAGTLVFDQIATEEEGHCRDYNYDPLILPKGVAGSEDPLLPARSAAYSASFRRRAAEGPRPDAITLELQQNGGAAQ
- a CDS encoding tautomerase family protein, with product MPFANFKFPEGIVDAARKEEIIHRTTAMFVEYFGEQVRPYSMVLVEEVADGGWGRADQTLTLAKMGKPARKE